Proteins from a genomic interval of Lolium perenne isolate Kyuss_39 chromosome 1, Kyuss_2.0, whole genome shotgun sequence:
- the LOC127313442 gene encoding pentatricopeptide repeat-containing protein At4g14050, mitochondrial — MLSPAAAVVAAVRAAAGSRPAVRCAHATLLKEGLALHPPAPSLLVSAYAKCRLLPDARQLFDESPQRDLHLYSSLLAAISNSDSPALVLPLLRRMLSVDALQPDHFVLASIASASARLRSLSLGKQVHGHFVASPYSGDNVVKSSLIDMYCKCGVPEEARKVFDSMTAKNNVVWTALVSGYASNGYTDEALQLFRSMPGRGGLFTWTALISGFVKAGESVRAVELFVDMRRDGITIDDAFLLSAITGGAADLAALVLGRQLHGLSMRLGFLSSMMVGNALVDMYSKCSDIHSAREVFEEITVCDIISWTTMIVGEAQHGRAEEAFALYDRMVLAGVKPNEVTFVGLIYACSHAGLVQKGRQLFDSVKQEYGINPGLQLYTCYIDLLSRSGYLSEAEELITRMPYEPDEAVWGSLLSACKKHNNAEMSIRVADNLLELRPKYPSTYVLLSNVYAVNGKWGSVDTVRKLMANTKILKEPGYSRIDVGRESRLFHAGEVPLDVREAILAFLDELVVKMRQRGYVPDTSSVMHDLEEHEKEHHLFLHSERLAVAFGILKSPPGSVIRVVKNLQVCGDCHTVMKLMSEIFQRKISVRDASRFHHFEDGKCSCSDFW, encoded by the coding sequence ATGCTctctcccgccgccgccgtcgttgcGGCCGTTCGTGCGGCGGCGGGTTCGCGGCCGGCCGTACGCTGCGCCCACGCAACTCTCCTCAAGGAGGGCCTGGCTCTCCACCCTCCCGCGCCGTCCCTCCTTGTCTCCGCCTATGCCAAATGCCGCCTCCTCCCCGACGCCCGCCAACTGTTCGACGAATCCCCGCAGCGGGATCTGCACCTCTACTCGTCACTCCTCGCTGCCATCTCCAACTCCGACTCTCCCGCCCTTGTTCTACCTCTGCTCCGCCGCATGCTCTCGGTAGATGCCCTCCAACCCGACCATTTTGTGCTTGCTTCCATCGCCAGTGCCTCCGCCAGGTTGCGCAGCCTCAGTCTTGGTAAGCAGGTACATGGACATTTTGTCGCTTCCCCGTATAGCGGCGACAACGTTGTCAAGTCGTCGCTTATCGACATGTACTGCAAATGTGGTGTCCCAGAAGAAGCGAGGAAGGTGTTTGACAGTATGACTGCCAAGAACAATGTCGTGTGGACTGCGCTTGTTTCTGGGTACGCGTCAAACGGCTATACTGACGAGGCGCTACAGCTCTTTCGGAGCATGCCTGGACGCGGAGGCCTCTTTACATGGACTGCGCTCATATCAGGATTTGTGAAAGCTGGCGAGAGTGTTAGAGCGGTGGAGCTGTTTGTTGATATGAGGCGAGACGGCATCACTATTGATGACGCCTTTTTGTTGTCAGCTATAACTGGTGGAGCTGCAGACCTGGCTGCACTTGTTCTGGGAAGGCAGTTGCATGGTTTATCCATGAGGCTTGGGTTCTTGTCCAGCATGATGGTTGGGAATGCGTTGGTTGACATGTATTCTAAATGTAGCGACATACACTCTGCTAGAGAAGTTTTTGAAGAGATTACAGTGTGTGACATCATCTCGTGGACGACAATGATTGTTGGAGAGGCACAGCATGGTCGAGCTGAGGAAGCTTTTGCTCTTTATGACCGGATGGTTCTTGCAGGAGTGAAGCCCAATGAAGTGACCTTTGTCGGGCTGATTTACGCCTGTAGCCATGCTGGTCTTGTTCAGAAAGGGCGCCAATTGTTTGACTCGGTGAAGCAGGAGTATGGCATCAATCCTGGATTGCAACTCTATACATGCTACATAGATCTTCTTAGTCGCTCGGGCTATTTATCAGAAGCTGAAGAACTCATCACGAGGATGCCATATGAGCCTGATGAAGCTGTTTGGGGGTCCCTACTGAGCGCATGCAAGAAACACAACAATGCTGAAATGTCTATTAGGGTTGCTGATAACCTATTGGAGCTTAGACCAAAATATCCATCAACATATGTCTTGTTATCTAATGTTTATGCAGTGAATGGCAAGTGGGGTTCTGTGGACACTGTAAGAAAGCTGATGGCTAATACAAAAATACTGAAAGAGCCTGGGTATAGCAGGATTGATGTTGGAAGAGAATCCCGTCTGTTTCATGCTGGGGAAGTGCCGCTTGATGTGAGAGAAGCAATTCTAGCTTTTCTTGATGAATTGGTCGTGAAAATGCGCCAGAGGGGGTATGTCCCTGATACCAGTTCCGTGATGCATGATTTGGAGGAGCATGAAAAGGAGCATCATCTGTTCTTACACAGTGAGAGACTGGCTGTTGCCTTTGGGATCCTCAAGTCTCCACCGGGATCGGTAATCCGGGTGGTGAAGAACCTCCAGGTCTGTGGGGACTGTCATACAGTTATGAAGTTGATGAGTGAAATTTTCCAGAGGAAGATCAGTGTGAGAGATGCTAGCCGCTTTCACCATTTTGAAGATGGGAAGTGCTCTTGTAGCGACTTCTGGTAG